GCGTATTTTTGGTATGAAGACTCTATTAAATGTCGATGGAGAAGACTGGGCACGAGAGAAATGGTCGGGATTTGCAAAATGGTATCAGAAGAAGTGTGAATGGCTTGCATCTCGAACAGCCAATGTTATTGTCTCCGATGCACGCGGCATTCAGGAAAGATACAAGAAGCTCTACAATTCGGATACCGTATTCGTGCCTTACGGCGCTAATATCATCCGCGATGAAGGGCTTGCCGCCCTTAAGAAATGGCGGCTGCAGGCGGATCAATATATCCTCTATGTTGGGCGCTTTGTCCCGGAGAATGCCATCGATCTGCTTATTAATGCGTTTAAAATAGTTAAAACAGATAAGAAACTGGTTATCGTCGGCGATGCCACTTATGCCGATGAATATAAACGCCATCTTTATGAAATTGCGAATGACAGGGTTGTGTTTACCGGTTACGCCTTCGGAGCCGATTATGCCCAGTTAAGCAGCCATGCCTATCTCTATGTCCAGCCATCGGGGGTTGATGGAACAAGGCCGGCATTGCTTGACCAGATGGGGTTTGGGAATTGTGTGCTGGTCAGGAATAGCATGGTGAACATGGAAGTGATCGGAGATTGCGGATGTTTTTTTGAGAGGGACCGTCCATTGGAGAACCTTGTGGAAAAGCTTCAATGCTTGATCAATTCTCCGGAAGTCGTGCAAATTTTCCGTGATAAAGTTCGAACCAGAATACAGAACTATTATAATTGGGAATGGATTACTGACTTTTATGAAGATTTATTCAAAAGAATTATTTTGAATGAGCATTTTGTTTCCTACGACGACTTTCTTAATTTCAACCATTATCAATCATGAAAACAAATATTTACCGGACATTTTCTTCTTTGACCTATCAGTTGATCGATTTTGCGACCGTTACGGTTTCGATTTGGATTGCCTACAAATTGTATCGTATTTCCGGCATTGGAGAGAGCGTTATTTATCAAAAAGTCGATATCATTCCTGTGAGCATGGCTATAGGTTTATTTGTAATCGTCGTTATGCGTTTCTTTAAAGTATATCAAGCAAATTCAAGTGTTTTGAATGTTGAGGAAATTCAGAATACGACAAAGGGCATTACCAGCGCTTTTCTCCTGATCATGGTGATACTGGTTTTTGGACAATTTGCCATATCCAGGTACGTCATCATTTTTTCATATTTTATTTCCCTGACACTGGTTATCGGCTTAAAGACTTTTTTCTATCACGTTCAGTCCTTTTCTGCTTCTCTGCATAAACTGAACAGAAAAGTATTGATCTACGGGGCTGGCGAGCTGGGGCAGGCCCTTTACCACGAATTCAGCAATTCACCGAAATTCGGCATTATCCCCGTTGGCTTCATCGATGATAACCCTTTAATATTAGGGCGTAGCATTTCACGAAGTGGTTTTGACACCTCGACCGGGATCAATATCCTTGGGAACCGACATGACATAAAGAGACTGAAAGAATCATTAACCATCGATGAAATCTATATCGCTATTTCAAATATAGGCGCTGAATCTTTAAGGGAGATTCAAAATTTATTAAAGCAGGAGAACATCAAATGGAAATTCGTTCCGAATCTCTATAAAGCATCCATGCATAAGCTCAGAATAGAGCAAATCGGACAAATCCCCCTGGTCTCGGAAGAAGAAAGCAAGTCTTTTTATGTGCCATACGTGAAGCCCATATTTGATATTCTTGCTTCGCTGATAATATTGGTCATTTTATCACCAATTATTCTCATTATTATTCTGCTGATCAGGATGGACTCGAAAGGGCCTGTTATCTTCAGGCAGGATAGAGTCGGGAAAGATGGTGAAATATTCAAGATTTATAAATTCAGAACCATGGATGTTGACACAAATCCCTATTCTGTAAATCCGTTAGATCAAAATGACCTGCGCATCACAAAGATCGGGAAATTCCTCAGAAAAAGCAGTTTCGATGAAATCCCTCAGTTGTTCAACGTGCTCAAAGGCAACATGTCCCTTGTCGGTCCCCGGCCGGAGATGCCGTTCATTGTCGAACAATACAATGAAATCCAGCGCGAACGATTGCGGGTGTTGCCCGGCATAACCGGCCTTTGGCAGCTCAGCGGGGATCGGAAGAAAGCCATCCATGAAAACATGGATTACGATTTATATTATATTCAGAATGTTTCTTTTTTCATGGACATAGCCATCTTGATTGAAACCCTGATTTTTGCTTTCAGGGGCATTTGAAAAATAGGGTGACAGCGCCCCTATTTTAATCCACCAACTTTGCGGATAGGGGATCGGGGCGGGTACGGTGGTACCCAAAAACATGATTTGACTTTGTGCAGATCTTTGTTTATGATGCACACAAAATAAGACTTTTGTGCATCATAGGTAAAATATGCTAAGAGATATCGCCTTACTTCAAAAACGAGAACTGGAAAGTCGCCTTCAGGAAACCTATGTCGAACGGAAGATGTCGATATCCTGGGACCTCGGAGACGATCTGATCAAGGTCATCACCGGTCCACGACGTGCGGGGAAATCGTTTTATGGCGCTCATCTGATCCAACAGACCGACTCTTACGGCTACATCAACTTCGATGACGAACGGCTGACCGCCGTGGAAGATTACGATGAAATTGTCAGCGCCGTAAACGCCGTCTTCGGCAATCCTCGCTATCTTTTTTTTGACGAGATCCAGAATCTGCCCCGCTGGGAGATGTTCGTCAATCGCCTGCAGCGACAGGGGTTCAGGCTTCTGATCACCGGGAGCAACGCCAATTTGCTCTCTTCGGAACTGTCCACCCATCTCACGGGCCGTCATGCCTCTCTTGTTCTGTTTCCCTTCTCTTTCGGCGAGGTCTTGGCCGCGTCAGGAGGAGAGCGGACCGGGATCGAGAACATGGCCGCGCTGGACGCGTACGCAGAGCAGGGGGGCTATCCGGAACCTCTTCTCAAAAAGATCGATCGCCGCGACTATCTTCGCAACCTGCTGCAATCTACATTGTACAAGGACATCGTCAAACGGTTCAAGGTCAGGTCGGTCCAGGGGATCGAAGATCTGACCCTTTATCTGATGTCGAATATAGCGCGCGAGTATTCGTTCAATGCACTTTCCGGGGTAACGAAGTGCCGCAGCGTCCATACGATCGATAAATATATCCGCTATCTTCAGGAAGCCTATCTGGTTTTCTCGCTCCCGCGCTTCTCTTTCAAGGTGAAGGATCAGGCGGGACACAACAAGAAAATCTACTGCACCGACAATGGTCTGGCGGTATCGGCGGGCTTCCGTTTCAGTGAGGATAGGGGTGCGCTCTATGAGAATCTCGTGGCCATTGCTCTGAAAAGAGAGGAAATCGCCGGTCGAATTTCTCTGTTCTACTGGAGGAGCCGGCAAAACGAGGAAGTGGATTTTATCATCAAAGAGGGGTTGCATGTGACGCGGTTGATTCAGGTCTGTTCGGACATCACGAATCCGAAGACGCTGAAGAGGGAAATGCGGGCGCTGATCAAGGCGTCTCAGGAGCTGCATTGCGATGAACTCTTGCTGATCAACGACCGCGTTGACCGGACCGAGACATTCCGATGGCAGGATGTCGAGCGCCCGATCAGGTTGATGCCGTTGTGGCAATGGCTGGCATAAATAGATAAAAATATTGAGGTCTTTAAATAGGACGCTCAACGCCCTTCATCTTGCAATTGCGTCGGCGATTTAAATAGCGATAGAGCCCCTTCTGTAAATCCATTGGATCAAAATGACCCGCGTATCACAAAGATTGGGAAATTCCTTAGGAAAATCAGTTTCGATGAAATCCCCCAGTTGTTCAACGTGCTCAAGGGCAAGTTTGGGGGTCAGGTCTCAAAATTTAGCGTTTTGCGTGTTTGCACTTGCAAGTCCTGGGGTCAGGTCTCCCGCTCCAGCATTTTTGCGCAACGCTAAATTTAAAGACCTGACCTCACTTGCACAGCCCCAAGAATTATCGACCGATCCTCTATTATTTATGTTGCAAATATACACATATCATGTATAATTAATCATGCTATTTGAATGGGATCCCCCAAAAAGTATTGCCAATAAAGAAAAGCACGGCATTGACTTCGAAACAGCCAAAAGTCTTTGGTCGGATGAGAACCGGGTGGAAATTCATGCTTCGTACCCTGTAGAAAATCGATGGATCCTGATCGGCCAGAAAGACGATAAACTATGGACGGCCATCTATACATTACGCGACAATGCCATCCGTATCATTTCGGTAAGAAGATCCAGGGGAAAGGAGGTGGATTTATATGACAAAAAAGTCGCTCGCAAAGAATAACAGCGAATTTGATAGCCGTTTTGACAATGGAGAGGACATTCACGAACTGGTCGATATGTCGAAGGCCACGATCACCCGGCCCGGAAGAAAAGTTCGTCTAACACTGGACGTTTCAGAGGCTCTGGTCAAGGACCTGGACGACATCCGGAACAAAATAGGCGTTGACCGCAGTGCCATTATCAAGATCTGGCTTCATGAAAGGGTGCAGCAGGAAAAAGCTCTTTAAGAAAAATAGGGAGGACAGCGCCCCTCGTATTTTCTGTTTCTCATACACATTCGTTGGATGTATGATAGGATATTGCCGTCCGGTCTTAGGAAAGTGAGGTGAATAAGATGAATGTGAAGTACATAACCGATGATTCCGGAAAGCGTTCCGCCGTCATTGTGCCGCTGGAAGAATGGGAGTCCATCGCGGCAAGAATCAACGCCTTTCGAGAGGATCTGGAAATCCTATCGCCGGAAGATGAAATTGAACGGCGGGAAGCGTATGACGAACTGAAACGAGGCGAGACGCTGAATCTCCGGGAGGTCGTTAAGAATTGGTGAATGATCACACAGAACGCCTATACGTGATCAGTCGCAAAGCGGATCAATTCATCCAAAGTCTCCCCGTAAAACTGCGGCGGCGCATCAAAGAAGCCGTAGATTGCTTGATCAAGGGCGATGTCCATCATCTGGACATCAAGCCCCT
This region of Pseudomonadota bacterium genomic DNA includes:
- a CDS encoding CopG family transcriptional regulator translates to MTKKSLAKNNSEFDSRFDNGEDIHELVDMSKATITRPGRKVRLTLDVSEALVKDLDDIRNKIGVDRSAIIKIWLHERVQQEKAL
- a CDS encoding sugar transferase → MKTNIYRTFSSLTYQLIDFATVTVSIWIAYKLYRISGIGESVIYQKVDIIPVSMAIGLFVIVVMRFFKVYQANSSVLNVEEIQNTTKGITSAFLLIMVILVFGQFAISRYVIIFSYFISLTLVIGLKTFFYHVQSFSASLHKLNRKVLIYGAGELGQALYHEFSNSPKFGIIPVGFIDDNPLILGRSISRSGFDTSTGINILGNRHDIKRLKESLTIDEIYIAISNIGAESLREIQNLLKQENIKWKFVPNLYKASMHKLRIEQIGQIPLVSEEESKSFYVPYVKPIFDILASLIILVILSPIILIIILLIRMDSKGPVIFRQDRVGKDGEIFKIYKFRTMDVDTNPYSVNPLDQNDLRITKIGKFLRKSSFDEIPQLFNVLKGNMSLVGPRPEMPFIVEQYNEIQRERLRVLPGITGLWQLSGDRKKAIHENMDYDLYYIQNVSFFMDIAILIETLIFAFRGI
- a CDS encoding BrnT family toxin; the encoded protein is MLFEWDPPKSIANKEKHGIDFETAKSLWSDENRVEIHASYPVENRWILIGQKDDKLWTAIYTLRDNAIRIISVRRSRGKEVDLYDKKVARKE
- a CDS encoding glycosyltransferase; this encodes MRIALLGTRGIPARYSGFETFYEQLAVRLVKRGHEVTVYNRSHFIKDIRKEYNGVKIVSLPSIPTKHLDTITHTFLSTIYSVFSRYDIVYYCIVGNSPLVWIPRIFGMKTLLNVDGEDWAREKWSGFAKWYQKKCEWLASRTANVIVSDARGIQERYKKLYNSDTVFVPYGANIIRDEGLAALKKWRLQADQYILYVGRFVPENAIDLLINAFKIVKTDKKLVIVGDATYADEYKRHLYEIANDRVVFTGYAFGADYAQLSSHAYLYVQPSGVDGTRPALLDQMGFGNCVLVRNSMVNMEVIGDCGCFFERDRPLENLVEKLQCLINSPEVVQIFRDKVRTRIQNYYNWEWITDFYEDLFKRIILNEHFVSYDDFLNFNHYQS
- a CDS encoding ATP-binding protein, encoding MLRDIALLQKRELESRLQETYVERKMSISWDLGDDLIKVITGPRRAGKSFYGAHLIQQTDSYGYINFDDERLTAVEDYDEIVSAVNAVFGNPRYLFFDEIQNLPRWEMFVNRLQRQGFRLLITGSNANLLSSELSTHLTGRHASLVLFPFSFGEVLAASGGERTGIENMAALDAYAEQGGYPEPLLKKIDRRDYLRNLLQSTLYKDIVKRFKVRSVQGIEDLTLYLMSNIAREYSFNALSGVTKCRSVHTIDKYIRYLQEAYLVFSLPRFSFKVKDQAGHNKKIYCTDNGLAVSAGFRFSEDRGALYENLVAIALKREEIAGRISLFYWRSRQNEEVDFIIKEGLHVTRLIQVCSDITNPKTLKREMRALIKASQELHCDELLLINDRVDRTETFRWQDVERPIRLMPLWQWLA